The Verrucomicrobiia bacterium genome has a window encoding:
- a CDS encoding Flp family type IVb pilin has translation MTRKMLKNQKGQGLAEYALIIALVAVVLVGALTTFRGDIAAVFTAIGTALQGAAG, from the coding sequence ATGACACGTAAAATGCTGAAAAACCAGAAGGGACAAGGCTTAGCGGAATACGCCTTGATCATTGCGCTCGTTGCGGTGGTGCTCGTCGGAGCTCTTACGACTTTCCGCGGTGACATTGCGGCGGTCTTTACGGCGATCGGCACGGCTCTCCAGGGCGCTGCCGGGTAA